The following are encoded together in the Phaseolus vulgaris cultivar G19833 chromosome 9, P. vulgaris v2.0, whole genome shotgun sequence genome:
- the LOC137821014 gene encoding uncharacterized protein, translated as MASWKKTIATPFKKACTFFNQQPPRDPKKSQTEQENRIMDLHGEVMACGYEDVQVMWSILDKSKSSACNITSS; from the exons ATGGCCTCATGGAAGAAAACCATTGCCACCCCTTTCAAAAAGGCTTGCACTTTCTTTAACCAGCAACCCCCCAGGGACCCTAAGAAGTCTCAAACAG AACAAGAGAACCGGATTATGGATCTCCATGGTGAAGTGATGGCATGTGGGTATGAAGATGTTCAAGTTATGTGGTCAATTCTTGACAAGTCAAAATCTTCAGCCTGCAATATAACTTCATCATGA
- the LOC137820584 gene encoding large ribosomal subunit protein uL18c-like, producing MLASSLSFLHSCGFPSSSSSSSSLSTTSQPKLKPFMVEAKVRTRREDRTARHTRIRKKVEGTPERPRLSVFRSNKHLSVQVIDDTAMCTLASASTMQKTIAEEFSYSAGPTVEVAKRIGEIIAKSCLEKGIKKVAFDRGGYPYHGRVQALADAAREHGLDF from the exons ATGTTAGCTTCTTCTCTCTCCTTCCTCCATTCCTGCGGattcccttcttcttcttcttcttcttcctccttaTCCACAACATCACAACCAAAACTCAAACCTTTTATGGTTGAAGCCAAGGTCAGGACCCGCAGGGAAGACAGAACTGCGCGCCACACTCGCATCAGAAAGAAG GTTGAAGGGACACCCGAGAGGCCCAGGTTGTCGGTTTTCCGATCCAACAAGCACCTCTCTGTGCAGGTGATTGATGACACCGCGATGTGCACGCTTGCTTCAGCTTCCACAATGCAGAAGACCATTGCTGAAGAGTTTAGTTACTCCGCTGGCCCCACTGTT GAAGTAGCAAAGAGGATAGGTGAGATCATTGCAAAGTCCTGTTTGGAGAAGGGGATCAAAAAGGTGGCCTTTGATAGAGGGGGATACCCATACCATGGCCGTGTTCAAGCACTTGCTGATGCAGCTCGTGAACATGGCCTAGATTTCTAA
- the LOC137821003 gene encoding protein TIFY 3-like, translating into MGGSVTVKSEVSLLESSPSPVEKPDGVCSNMEEHHLVQPNMNDSSPNKSVPASGLNAVIPSTNQLTIFYNGSVCVYDGIPAEKVHEIMLIAAAAAKSTEMKKIGTQSTLISPVPTRPSSPHGITNNIAASQKNSICRLQEFPIARRHSLQRFLEKRRDRLGSKAPYPSSSTTKVGDNIENNFCADNAPELISLNRAEEEFHPTVSAS; encoded by the exons ATGGGTGGCTCTGTCACTGTCAAGTCCGAGGTTTCCCTTCTAGAATCTTCTCCCTCTCCTGTGGAGAAGCCTGATGGAGTTTGTTCCAACATGGAGGAACACCACCTGGTCCAACCCAATATGAATGACTCCTCACCCAACAA GTCAGTGCCTGCATCTGGACTTAATGCAGTGATTCCTAGTACAAACCAGCTTACCATATTCTACAATGGGAGTGTTTGTGTCTATGATGGAATCCCTGCTGAAAAG GTGCATGAAATAATGCTtattgctgctgctgctgccaaATCTACTGAAATGAAGAAGATTGGGACCCAATCTACCCTCATTTCACCTGTTCCCACAAGGCCTTCTTCTCCACATGGAATCACTAACAATATTGCTGCCTCACAGAAGAATTCCATTTGCAGGCTGCAAG AATTTCCAATAGCACGCAGGCATTCACTTCAAAGGTTTCTTGAGAAGCGGCGAGATAG GTTGGGTAGCAAAGCTCCTTATCCTTCCTCATCAACCACTAAAGTGGGTGATAACATAGAGAACAACTTCTGTGCTGACAATGCTCCAGAACTGATTTCCTTGAATCGAGCAGAGGAGGAATTTCATCCAACTGTCTCTGCCTCTTGA
- the LOC137822422 gene encoding uncharacterized protein — METTESVDVYINKVIALTNQMKTNGETHSEQAKVEKILRSLTPIFEHVVTAIEDANDISKMTVRLLSGSLRAHEQRMNDNKIEKPIEQALQTQASIGSSYHKHGSYSSKGHGGQNHGGAEQNNTGSNHNPSSNNFWCGERGHGGREDSNHEQDEEDHAVLMTATSNETPNNQTWYLDPGCTNHMCGKKELFANLDDLFHTKVKFGDGRIIMDMARSMVKAKGMPNYFWAEAITCAVFGSITYAHVPKAVRSKLDDKAEKTIFIGYKHGGYKLYNPMTKKVIVSRDVTFAEYEE; from the exons atggaaaccacagagagtgttgatgtctatataaataaagttatagCCTTAacaaatcagatgaagaccaatggtgaaacacattcggagcaggcaaaggtggagaagattttgagatctttaactcccatatttgaacatgttgttaCCGCAATTGAAGAtgccaatgacatttcaaaaatgacagtaaggttattATCTGGTTCCCTACGAGCGCATGAGCAGCGaatgaatgacaataagattgaaaaaccaattgaacaggctttacaaacacaagcctcaattggtagctcTTATCATAAACATGGTAGTTATTCCAGCAAAGGTCATGGTGGCCAGAATCATGGAGGTGCTGAGCAAAACAACACTGGTTCCAATCACaatccaagttcaaataactTTTGGTGCGGGGAACGTGGTCACGGAGGACGAGAag ATAGTAATCAcgaacaagatgaagaggatcatgcagtactaatgacagccacatcaaatgaaactccaaacaatcagacttggtatttggatcCAGGTTGCACAAATCATATGTGTGGTAAGAAGGAGTTGTTTGCGAATTTGGATGACTTATTTcacacaaaagtgaaattcggtgatggcag AATAATCATGGACATGGCAAGGAGCATGgttaaagcgaaaggtatgccaaattatttttgggctgaggccataacatgtgcg gtatttgggtcaattacttatgctcatgttCCCAAGGCAGtaagatcgaagttggatgataaggcagaaaaaaccattttcattggatataagcatgggggatacaaactgtacaatccaatgacaaagaaggtgattgttagtcgtgatgttacatttgccgaaTATGAGGAATGA